From one Saccharomyces cerevisiae S288C chromosome XVI, complete sequence genomic stretch:
- a CDS encoding uncharacterized protein (hypothetical protein; homozygous diploid deletion strain exhibits low budding index; physically interacts with Hsp82p; YPL257W is not an essential gene) has translation MTAHANERISDVSPSARGSSSESKYDKLCRVLFFIAITKSSFTPEHILYKHSIFTDKPILADIVTFMYAAFVSIGWFLIWGERAYRTQEMGQPPMYSNINYHLLSFKKRHPKKFTCALWLVFFLAYTVLTVLIWLVQLIFRKGNVFQMLLQLIILDIAIALVNVAIAFTFEIYLSQKAAIEIRDEGLNNLDTA, from the coding sequence ATGACAGCTCATGCAAATGAAAGGATTAGCGATGTATCCCCTAGTGCTAGGGGTTCAAGTTCGGAATCGAAGTATGACAAGCTCTGCCGagttcttttctttattgcaATTACAAAAAGCTCATTCACTCCGGAGCACATATTGTATAAGCATTCAATATTTACTGATAAGCCAATTTTAGCTGATATAGTTACTTTTATGTATGCGGCGTTTGTTTCCATTGGATGGTTTCTGATATGGGGGGAAAGAGCATACAGAACTCAAGAAATGGGTCAACCTCCAATGTACTCGAATATAAACTATCACCTTTTAAGTTTTAAGAAAAGACACCCCAAGAAATTTACATGTGCGTTATGGTTGGTATTTTTCCTTGCATATACGGTTTTGACAGTTTTAATTTGGTTAGTTCAGTTGATTTTTCGAAAAGGTaatgtttttcaaatgttATTGCAACTTATTATATTAGATATCGCCATTGCATTGGTCAATGTAGCAATTGCATTCACTTTTGAAATATATCTTTCACAGAAAGCCGCTATCGAGATTCGC